In Rhodanobacteraceae bacterium, the following proteins share a genomic window:
- the preA gene encoding NAD-dependent dihydropyrimidine dehydrogenase subunit PreA, with protein sequence MADLSSNFVGIRSPNPFWLASAPPTDKAYNVNRAFEAGWGGVVWKTLGIDPPVVNVSSRYGAVKLNGQRIAGLNNIELITDRPLAVNLKEIAEIKRLWPDRAMVVSLMVPCDEASWKYILPMVEDTGADAVELNFGCPHGMSERGMGSAVGQVPEYVEMVARWVKQHSRLPCIVKLTPNITDIRTSARAAFRGGADAVSLINTINSITSVDLDLMAPTPTVDGKGTHGGYCGPAVRPIALNMVAEIARDAETRGKPISGIGGIGTWRDAAEFMALGCGTVQVCTAAMHYGFRIVDDMIDGLNHWMDAKGYARLSDFVGKAVPNVTDWQFLNMKYDIKARIDQDKCVKCGLCHIACEDTSHQAITKEKDGLRFFEVVDEECVGCNLCMHVCPVDGCITMERVDDGGYSNWTTHPNNPMRKVEAG encoded by the coding sequence GTGGCTGACCTGTCCAGCAACTTCGTAGGTATCCGTTCGCCCAATCCCTTCTGGCTGGCCTCGGCGCCGCCGACGGACAAGGCTTACAACGTCAATCGTGCCTTCGAGGCGGGTTGGGGCGGGGTGGTGTGGAAAACCCTCGGCATCGATCCGCCGGTGGTCAATGTCAGCTCGCGCTATGGCGCGGTCAAGCTCAATGGCCAGCGTATTGCCGGGCTCAACAACATCGAGCTGATCACCGATCGGCCGCTGGCAGTCAATCTCAAGGAAATCGCCGAGATCAAGCGCTTGTGGCCGGATCGGGCCATGGTGGTGTCACTGATGGTGCCCTGCGACGAGGCCTCGTGGAAGTACATCCTGCCGATGGTCGAAGACACCGGCGCCGACGCCGTGGAACTGAACTTCGGCTGCCCGCACGGTATGAGCGAGCGCGGCATGGGCTCGGCGGTCGGGCAGGTTCCCGAGTACGTGGAGATGGTGGCGCGCTGGGTCAAGCAGCACTCGCGTCTGCCCTGCATCGTCAAGCTCACGCCGAACATCACCGACATCCGCACCTCGGCGCGGGCCGCCTTCCGCGGCGGCGCCGATGCGGTGTCGCTGATCAACACCATCAACTCGATCACGTCCGTGGATCTGGACCTGATGGCACCGACCCCGACGGTCGACGGCAAGGGCACGCACGGCGGCTATTGCGGTCCGGCGGTGCGGCCGATCGCGCTGAACATGGTCGCCGAAATTGCTCGCGACGCGGAAACCCGCGGCAAGCCGATCAGCGGCATCGGCGGCATCGGTACATGGCGCGATGCTGCCGAATTCATGGCGCTCGGCTGCGGCACGGTGCAGGTCTGCACCGCCGCCATGCATTACGGCTTCCGCATCGTCGACGACATGATCGACGGACTGAACCACTGGATGGACGCCAAGGGCTACGCGCGCCTCAGTGATTTCGTCGGCAAGGCGGTGCCGAACGTCACCGACTGGCAGTTCCTGAACATGAAATACGACATCAAGGCCCGCATCGACCAGGACAAGTGCGTGAAATGCGGGCTTTGCCACATCGCCTGCGAAGACACCTCGCACCAGGCCATCACCAAGGAAAAGGACGGCCTGCGCTTCTTTGAAGTCGTCGACGAGGAATGCGTGGGCTGCAATCTGTGCATGCACGTCTGCCCGGTCGATGGCTGCATCACCATGGAGCGCGTGGACGACGGTGGCTACAGCAACTGGACCACCCACCCAAACAATCCGATGCGCAAGGTGGAGGCGGGCTAA
- the hydA gene encoding dihydropyrimidinase, whose amino-acid sequence MSSTLIRGGTVVDADTQWRADVLIAEGKIAAVGEGLEAPAGATVIDAGGRLVMPGGIDPHTHMQLPFMGTVASDDFYTGTAAGLAGGTTSIIDFVIPDPQQSLMEAFQTWRGWAEKASADYGFHVAITWWDESVYRDMGTLAQEHGVASFKHFMAYKNAIMCDDEALVSSFSRCLELGALPTVHAENGELVFRLQKQLVEQGITGPEGHPLSRPPAVEGEAANRAIRIAEVLGTSLYVVHVSAEDALEAIARARGEGQRVFGEVLAGHLLIDDSVYRNPDFTFAAGHVMSPPFRPKHHQDALWAGLQAGHLHTTATDHCCFCAPQKAAGKDNFTLIPNGCAGIEDRMSLLWHYGVGTGRLTPSEFVRVTSANAAQIFGLYPRKGSMRVGADADLVIWDAQASRTISAATHHQNIDFNVFEGRTVTGVATHTFTRGQLAWVDGDLRAERGAGRYLHRNTHAPYFEANARRRA is encoded by the coding sequence ATGTCGTCCACTCTCATTCGCGGCGGTACCGTTGTCGATGCCGATACCCAATGGCGCGCCGATGTCTTGATAGCCGAAGGCAAGATCGCGGCGGTGGGTGAGGGGCTGGAGGCCCCGGCCGGTGCGACGGTGATCGATGCTGGCGGGCGCCTGGTGATGCCGGGTGGCATCGATCCGCACACGCATATGCAACTGCCGTTCATGGGCACGGTCGCCAGCGATGATTTCTATACGGGCACCGCGGCAGGTCTGGCCGGTGGCACCACCAGCATCATCGATTTCGTGATTCCGGACCCGCAGCAATCGCTGATGGAGGCTTTCCAGACCTGGCGTGGCTGGGCTGAAAAGGCCTCTGCCGATTACGGCTTCCATGTGGCGATCACCTGGTGGGATGAATCGGTCTACCGAGATATGGGCACGCTGGCCCAGGAGCACGGGGTAGCCAGCTTCAAGCACTTCATGGCTTACAAGAACGCCATCATGTGCGATGACGAGGCCTTGGTGTCCAGCTTCAGCCGCTGCCTCGAACTGGGTGCGCTGCCGACCGTCCATGCGGAGAACGGCGAACTGGTGTTCCGGCTGCAGAAGCAGCTGGTCGAGCAGGGCATTACCGGCCCCGAGGGGCATCCGTTGTCACGGCCACCGGCGGTGGAAGGGGAGGCCGCCAACCGCGCGATCCGCATCGCCGAGGTGCTGGGCACCTCGCTGTATGTGGTGCATGTCTCGGCCGAAGATGCGCTGGAAGCCATTGCGCGGGCGCGCGGCGAGGGTCAGCGGGTGTTCGGCGAGGTGCTGGCCGGGCATCTGCTGATCGATGATTCGGTTTATCGCAATCCCGATTTCACCTTTGCCGCCGGCCATGTGATGAGCCCGCCTTTCCGCCCCAAACATCATCAGGACGCACTGTGGGCCGGCTTGCAGGCTGGTCATCTGCATACCACCGCCACCGATCACTGCTGCTTCTGCGCGCCGCAGAAGGCGGCCGGCAAGGACAATTTCACGCTGATTCCGAATGGTTGCGCCGGCATCGAGGACCGCATGTCGCTGCTGTGGCACTACGGCGTCGGCACTGGTCGTCTGACCCCGAGCGAGTTCGTACGCGTGACCTCGGCCAATGCCGCACAGATCTTCGGCTTGTATCCGCGCAAGGGCTCGATGCGGGTGGGTGCCGACGCTGATCTGGTGATCTGGGATGCCCAGGCTAGCCGCACCATCTCGGCGGCGACGCATCATCAGAACATCGACTTCAATGTCTTCGAGGGCCGCACGGTCACCGGCGTGGCCACCCACACCTTCACCCGCGGCCAGCTGGCCTGGGTCGACGGCGATCTGCGTGCCGAGCGCGGCGCCGGGCGCTATCTGCATCGCAATACCCATGCCCCGTACTTCGAGGCCAATGCCCGCCGCCGCGCCTGA
- a CDS encoding FAD-dependent oxidoreductase, with translation MGGARFDVAVIGAGVFGAWIAWHQVRAGRRVLLIDQHGPANTRASSGGESRVIRCAYGPDALYTRMARQSLTQWRELFDQIARPELFQPTGVLWMAMRGQAAAEQSVAALVDAGVNHDVLDAAALRARYPQIQVPDQGWAIFEPHSGALLARRAVQAVVADACARGAVYRRDQVLPLTAASCAAGLITRSGARFEAEQIVYACGPWLDQVLPEAMAGRLFVTRQEVHYFGIPADESRFGPAQLPTWMDFDGEWYGMPDLESRGFKLACDRHGPLVDPECQERTPTPEGIDSARAFLARRFPALANAPLLGTEVCQYENSSNGDFVIDRHPGLEHVWLAGGGSGHGFKHGPAVGEYLQRLMAGEIDPEPRFSLASKSTTQQRAVH, from the coding sequence ATGGGTGGTGCGCGATTCGATGTGGCGGTGATCGGTGCCGGCGTATTTGGCGCCTGGATTGCCTGGCATCAGGTGCGTGCCGGGCGTCGCGTGCTGCTGATCGATCAACACGGGCCGGCCAACACGCGGGCAAGCTCCGGCGGCGAGAGCCGGGTCATCCGTTGTGCCTACGGGCCGGATGCGCTGTACACGCGCATGGCCCGGCAGTCACTGACGCAGTGGCGTGAGCTCTTCGATCAGATCGCCCGGCCGGAGCTGTTCCAGCCTACCGGCGTGCTGTGGATGGCGATGCGTGGGCAGGCGGCCGCAGAGCAATCGGTGGCCGCGCTGGTCGATGCCGGTGTCAATCACGACGTGCTGGATGCGGCCGCGTTGCGCGCTCGCTATCCGCAGATTCAGGTGCCTGATCAGGGCTGGGCCATCTTCGAGCCGCACAGCGGCGCGCTGCTGGCGCGACGGGCGGTGCAGGCGGTGGTGGCCGATGCCTGTGCCCGCGGTGCGGTGTACCGCCGTGATCAGGTCTTGCCGCTCACGGCAGCAAGCTGCGCAGCTGGATTGATCACCCGCAGCGGTGCCCGTTTCGAAGCTGAGCAGATCGTGTACGCCTGCGGACCCTGGCTGGACCAGGTGCTGCCCGAGGCCATGGCCGGCCGCTTGTTCGTGACTCGACAGGAGGTCCATTACTTCGGGATACCCGCTGACGAGTCCCGATTCGGGCCCGCGCAGCTACCCACCTGGATGGATTTCGATGGCGAGTGGTACGGCATGCCCGATCTGGAATCGCGCGGCTTCAAGCTGGCCTGCGACCGCCACGGGCCGTTGGTCGATCCGGAGTGCCAGGAGCGTACACCTACACCCGAGGGCATCGACTCGGCACGCGCCTTTCTGGCCAGGCGCTTCCCGGCCTTGGCCAATGCGCCCTTGCTGGGTACCGAGGTCTGCCAATACGAGAACAGCAGCAACGGCGACTTCGTCATCGACCGCCACCCTGGGCTTGAACACGTATGGCTGGCTGGCGGCGGTTCCGGCCACGGCTTCAAGCACGGGCCGGCAGTGGGCGAGTACCTGCAGCGCTTGATGGCCGGCGAGATCGACCCCGAGCCGCGCTTCAGCCTGGCCAGCAAGTCCACGACTCAGCAGCGCGCCGTGCATTGA
- a CDS encoding Hpt domain-containing protein — MFAWFTLQLRRLAAMLGFGRASSANDDFDPELREVFFAELDDVGETLNSAFVIWRVNSADQNALKNLRRGFHTIKGSALLVGANDLGDFCRHLEQLMIRLMEQQLKVTPAMIVTVDQAIALLPAYAIAIRDGRAPPPQARAVANRAQRLLA, encoded by the coding sequence GTGTTCGCATGGTTCACATTGCAGCTGCGCAGACTTGCCGCCATGCTCGGCTTTGGCCGGGCCAGTTCTGCCAATGACGATTTCGACCCCGAGCTGCGTGAGGTGTTCTTCGCAGAATTGGACGACGTCGGCGAAACGCTGAACAGCGCCTTCGTCATCTGGCGCGTCAATAGCGCCGACCAGAACGCGCTGAAGAATCTGCGGCGTGGCTTTCACACCATCAAGGGTTCGGCGCTGCTGGTGGGTGCGAATGATCTTGGCGACTTCTGTCGGCATCTGGAACAACTGATGATCCGGCTGATGGAGCAACAGCTGAAGGTGACGCCGGCGATGATCGTCACCGTCGACCAGGCCATCGCCCTGCTGCCGGCCTATGCCATCGCCATCCGCGATGGCCGCGCGCCGCCGCCCCAGGCGCGCGCCGTGGCCAATCGGGCGCAGCGTTTGCTGGCTTGA
- a CDS encoding GxxExxY protein, with product MAAWRFRRGTCQVDQESCSNQIIGAAIEVHRTLGPGLLESAYEMALAHQLRLDGLRVLRQPQLAVNYKGIELPDAYRIDLLVEDLVVVEVKSIDKLQSIHTAQLLTYLRFSGKHLGLLFNFNTAALRHGMQRVVHYP from the coding sequence ATGGCAGCTTGGCGTTTCAGGAGAGGGACTTGTCAGGTGGATCAGGAGTCGTGTTCGAATCAGATCATTGGCGCGGCCATCGAAGTGCATCGGACCTTGGGGCCGGGTCTGCTCGAGTCGGCATACGAAATGGCGTTGGCTCACCAGCTTCGACTGGATGGGCTGCGCGTGTTGCGACAACCGCAGCTGGCGGTCAATTACAAGGGCATCGAACTTCCAGATGCCTACCGGATCGACCTTCTGGTCGAGGATCTCGTGGTCGTGGAGGTCAAGTCGATCGACAAACTCCAGAGCATTCATACGGCACAACTGCTGACTTACCTGCGATTCTCGGGAAAGCATCTAGGTCTGCTGTTCAATTTCAATACTGCTGCCCTGCGCCATGGCATGCAGCGTGTAGTTCACTATCCATGA
- a CDS encoding TPM domain-containing protein, producing the protein MRIVFCLALTAWLQPATAQNLPSLPSPLPASHVSDAGQLLAADTRAELDRLATRLDQAGRGQLAIVVVASTGDQNPRQAATEIFNRWGVGDRQRNDGSLILLARQDRKAEIVLGKGIDNAANRSHAQAVMDSAMVPRFRAGDYDQGLVAGATELLQRVYAIDLSRPAEQPTDVAALMAPAADSPSALAASPTEASTDLAESRGFETQAEPQAIDLSAWKPQPRPTPTESTEKSPLRPGVLALVLSLLAAGAWAVYWLLSRLLRVLWWFSGGRWMARRCRACEATMQLLSETEDDAHLQPAELTEEKLRSVDYRVWVCPRCSRVDKLARRAWFSRYSNCGACGSRAVSQVSRTISSPTRYSTGLAQITETCQNCHHVRTEQRVLPVLPPPSDNSSSFGSSSSSSSSWGGGSSSGGGASGSW; encoded by the coding sequence ATGCGCATCGTTTTCTGCCTTGCCCTGACTGCGTGGCTGCAGCCTGCCACTGCGCAAAATCTGCCATCCCTGCCCTCGCCGCTGCCGGCCAGCCATGTGTCGGATGCCGGACAATTGCTGGCAGCCGACACCCGCGCCGAACTCGACCGACTGGCAACTCGGCTGGACCAGGCCGGTCGTGGCCAACTGGCGATCGTCGTTGTCGCCAGTACCGGCGACCAGAACCCACGGCAGGCGGCGACCGAGATCTTCAATCGCTGGGGTGTGGGCGACCGCCAGCGCAACGATGGCAGTCTGATCCTGCTGGCCCGCCAGGATCGCAAGGCCGAGATCGTGCTCGGCAAGGGCATCGACAATGCGGCAAACCGCAGTCACGCCCAGGCGGTGATGGACAGCGCCATGGTGCCGCGTTTCCGTGCGGGCGACTATGATCAGGGACTGGTCGCTGGCGCCACCGAACTGCTGCAACGGGTTTACGCCATTGATCTGTCGCGGCCAGCCGAGCAGCCCACCGATGTGGCCGCCTTGATGGCACCTGCGGCCGACTCACCATCGGCCTTGGCAGCATCGCCGACCGAGGCCAGTACCGACCTGGCTGAGAGCCGCGGTTTCGAGACTCAAGCCGAACCGCAAGCGATTGATCTCTCGGCGTGGAAGCCCCAACCGCGGCCGACACCAACGGAGAGCACGGAGAAATCGCCGCTGCGGCCAGGCGTCCTGGCTCTGGTGCTGAGCCTGCTGGCGGCCGGTGCCTGGGCCGTCTACTGGCTGCTGTCACGATTGCTCCGTGTGCTCTGGTGGTTCAGCGGCGGGCGCTGGATGGCGCGGCGCTGCCGCGCCTGCGAGGCCACCATGCAACTGCTGTCGGAAACCGAGGACGACGCCCATCTGCAGCCGGCCGAACTCACCGAAGAGAAGCTGCGCAGTGTGGATTACAGGGTCTGGGTCTGTCCCCGCTGCAGCCGAGTGGACAAGCTCGCCCGCCGCGCCTGGTTCTCCCGGTACAGCAACTGCGGCGCCTGTGGTTCACGCGCGGTCTCACAGGTATCGAGGACCATCAGCAGCCCCACGCGTTATTCCACCGGTCTCGCGCAGATCACCGAGACCTGTCAGAACTGCCATCACGTTCGTACCGAACAGAGGGTGCTGCCGGTTCTCCCGCCGCCATCCGACAACAGCAGCAGCTTCGGCAGTTCCAGCAGCAGCTCCAGCAGCTGGGGCGGCGGCAGCAGCAGCGGCGGCGGCGCCAGCGGCAGCTGGTAG
- a CDS encoding DUF885 domain-containing protein — translation MRFRIPAAIAVTLTLASCDQPDRSPEGSPAAQAPVSVTAEAQSDARFTELSARWVDGRMRLSPLYATAIGDHRFDGDIDDLSADGRRAAAEFSQKLLTELSAIDSTALSRENQVDALILRNQLEYDLWGLNTSQEWAWDPQVYSQAAGGAIYSLMARDFAPVSERLANVTLRIEKLPRLYAQMRENLDPKRVPKVHAETVSRQHAGVLSLIDEMVLPAAEALDAESRQRLDAAIATLRTSVAEQQTWIDQELVPKAEGDFRIGQALYDAKLRFALNSELSRADIGQRAEAEITRVREQMYQIAREVLADRPEAPTLPESPDEAQQQAAIEAALELAYADKPARDQVVATVESTLEEATRFTREKDLVTLPDAPVKIILMPEFQRGVSVAYCDSPGPLDKHLDTFYAVSPIPEDWSDAQVDSFLREYNTRMLHLLTIHEAMPGHYVEGAHSAKHPSMLRGVLRSGMFAEGWAVYTEEVMMEQGYLDHDPLFKLMRYKFYLRAVANAILDQGVHVDNWTREQAMDLMVRRTFQQEREAAGKWVRVQLTSAQLPTYFVGVQEHFETRRAVMAREGEAFKLKAYHDRVLAYGAPPVRFVRQLMLDEAIR, via the coding sequence ATGCGATTTAGAATTCCTGCCGCCATTGCGGTCACTCTGACGCTGGCCTCATGCGATCAGCCTGATAGATCCCCCGAGGGAAGCCCAGCGGCACAGGCGCCGGTCTCGGTGACCGCAGAGGCGCAGAGTGATGCCCGCTTTACCGAGCTCTCTGCACGCTGGGTGGACGGCCGCATGCGCCTGAGTCCGCTCTACGCCACGGCCATCGGCGATCATCGTTTCGATGGCGATATTGACGACCTGAGTGCCGACGGCCGCCGTGCCGCCGCGGAATTCAGCCAGAAACTGCTGACCGAACTGAGCGCGATCGACAGCACGGCGCTGTCGCGTGAAAACCAGGTCGATGCGCTGATCCTGCGCAACCAGCTCGAATACGATCTGTGGGGCCTGAACACCTCGCAGGAGTGGGCCTGGGATCCGCAGGTCTATTCGCAGGCGGCGGGCGGCGCCATCTACAGTCTGATGGCGCGCGATTTCGCGCCCGTCAGCGAGCGCCTGGCCAATGTCACCCTGCGCATCGAGAAGCTGCCCCGGCTGTACGCTCAGATGCGCGAAAACCTCGATCCCAAAAGGGTGCCGAAGGTGCACGCCGAAACCGTGTCCAGACAGCATGCCGGCGTCCTCAGCCTGATCGACGAGATGGTGCTGCCGGCGGCGGAGGCGCTGGATGCCGAGTCCAGACAGCGCCTGGATGCCGCCATCGCCACGCTGCGCACTTCCGTGGCCGAACAGCAGACCTGGATCGATCAAGAGCTGGTGCCCAAAGCCGAGGGCGATTTCCGCATCGGCCAGGCGCTGTATGACGCCAAACTCCGGTTTGCCCTGAACTCGGAATTGTCGCGTGCCGACATCGGCCAGCGCGCCGAGGCCGAGATCACCCGCGTGCGCGAGCAGATGTATCAGATCGCCCGCGAGGTACTGGCCGATCGCCCGGAGGCTCCGACCCTGCCTGAAAGCCCCGATGAAGCGCAGCAGCAGGCGGCCATCGAGGCGGCACTGGAACTGGCCTATGCCGACAAGCCGGCACGCGATCAGGTGGTCGCCACCGTTGAGTCCACCCTGGAAGAAGCCACCCGCTTCACCCGCGAGAAGGATCTGGTCACGCTGCCCGATGCACCGGTCAAGATCATCCTGATGCCCGAGTTCCAGCGCGGTGTCTCGGTGGCCTACTGCGATTCACCAGGGCCACTGGACAAGCATCTCGACACCTTCTACGCGGTCTCACCGATTCCGGAAGACTGGAGCGATGCCCAGGTCGATTCCTTCCTGCGCGAATACAACACGCGCATGCTGCACCTGCTGACCATCCACGAAGCCATGCCCGGCCACTATGTCGAGGGCGCACACTCGGCCAAGCACCCGTCGATGCTGCGCGGCGTGCTGCGCTCGGGCATGTTTGCAGAAGGTTGGGCGGTGTACACCGAAGAAGTCATGATGGAACAGGGCTACCTCGACCACGATCCGCTGTTCAAGCTGATGCGCTACAAGTTCTATCTGCGCGCCGTCGCCAACGCCATCCTCGATCAGGGCGTGCATGTCGACAACTGGACCCGCGAGCAGGCCATGGATCTGATGGTGCGCCGCACCTTCCAGCAGGAACGCGAAGCCGCCGGCAAGTGGGTGCGCGTGCAGCTCACCAGCGCCCAACTGCCCACCTATTTCGTTGGCGTGCAGGAGCATTTCGAAACCCGCCGCGCAGTCATGGCCCGCGAGGGCGAGGCTTTCAAGCTCAAGGCTTACCATGACCGCGTGCTCGCCTACGGCGCACCACCGGTGCGCTTCGTGCGGCAGTTGATGCTGGATGAGGCCATACGGTAG
- a CDS encoding NAD(P)-dependent oxidoreductase, which yields MTRLTHGDIQAGRLSAEALAENFADVAPPLDRQQALLAAQRCFYCYDAPCTTACPTGIDIPSFIKRISTDNLKGAATDILSANILGGSCARVCPTEVLCEGACVRNVDDHKPVQIGALQRYATDWVYRDGARLFSRKPDTGKRIAVVGAGPAGLSCAHALAREGHEVVIFEARAKAGGLNEYGIAAYKVPDFAQAEIDWLLSIGGISVQPGYTLGINLDLPQLRENFHAVFLGLGLGAVNALGIPGEDLPGVRDAVEFIAELRQCPDLARLPVGRRVVVIGGGNTAIDAAIQSRRLGAEEVTLVYRRGPESMSATVLEQAFARDEGVRIVHWARPMAVQAHEGSVSGVEFEYTEVDSNGRLQGTGETFALAADSVLKAIGQAFAPGPNAPALRHGRIAVDAEFHTTIERVWAGGDCVGGKLDLTVQAVEDGKRAAASIHQELSR from the coding sequence ATGACACGACTGACTCACGGCGATATCCAGGCGGGCAGGCTCAGTGCCGAGGCGCTGGCGGAGAACTTTGCTGATGTGGCGCCGCCGCTGGATCGGCAGCAGGCCTTGCTCGCGGCGCAGCGCTGTTTCTATTGCTACGACGCGCCCTGCACCACGGCCTGTCCAACCGGCATCGATATCCCGAGCTTCATCAAGCGCATCAGCACCGACAATCTCAAGGGCGCGGCCACCGACATCCTCTCAGCCAATATCCTCGGCGGCTCCTGCGCCCGGGTCTGCCCCACCGAAGTGCTGTGCGAAGGCGCCTGCGTGCGCAATGTCGATGACCACAAGCCGGTGCAGATCGGCGCGCTGCAACGCTACGCCACCGACTGGGTCTATCGCGACGGCGCACGGCTGTTCAGCCGCAAACCTGATACCGGCAAACGCATTGCCGTGGTCGGTGCCGGGCCGGCGGGCCTGAGCTGCGCCCATGCACTCGCGCGCGAAGGCCATGAAGTGGTGATCTTCGAAGCCCGCGCCAAAGCCGGCGGTCTCAACGAATACGGCATCGCCGCCTACAAGGTGCCGGACTTCGCCCAGGCCGAGATCGACTGGTTGCTGTCCATTGGCGGCATCAGCGTGCAACCCGGCTACACCCTGGGCATCAATCTGGACCTGCCGCAACTGCGCGAGAACTTCCATGCCGTGTTCCTGGGTCTGGGCCTGGGCGCCGTCAACGCGCTGGGCATTCCCGGCGAAGACCTGCCCGGCGTGCGCGACGCGGTGGAGTTCATCGCCGAATTGCGCCAGTGCCCGGATCTGGCCAGGCTGCCGGTGGGTCGCCGAGTGGTCGTGATCGGGGGCGGCAACACCGCCATCGATGCCGCCATCCAGAGCCGTCGCCTGGGTGCCGAAGAAGTCACGCTGGTCTACCGCCGTGGACCCGAGTCCATGAGTGCCACCGTGCTCGAACAGGCTTTCGCCCGCGACGAGGGCGTGCGCATCGTGCATTGGGCCCGGCCGATGGCCGTGCAGGCGCATGAAGGCAGCGTGTCTGGCGTCGAGTTCGAGTACACCGAAGTCGACAGCAACGGTCGCCTGCAAGGCACCGGCGAGACCTTTGCGCTGGCCGCCGACAGCGTGCTCAAGGCCATCGGTCAGGCCTTCGCGCCAGGCCCCAACGCCCCTGCCCTGCGCCACGGCCGCATCGCGGTAGACGCCGAGTTCCACACCACCATCGAACGCGTCTGGGCCGGCGGCGACTGCGTCGGCGGCAAACTCGATCTCACCGTCCAGGCCGTCGAAGACGGCAAACGCGCAGCCGCGTCGATCCACCAGGAACTCAGTCGCTAG
- a CDS encoding NCS1 family nucleobase:cation symporter-1 encodes MISPSAPTKILGTSDLINSDLLPSTPDQRTWDWKAIAALWVGMVVCVPAYMLAAGMVSEGMSWGQAVGTILLANLIVLVPMLLIGHAGAKHGIPFPVLLRASFGTRGAKLPAVLRGLVACGWFGIQTWVGGAAIYTILNVVTGDAIVGDKLPLLGIDLGQTLSFLAFWALHVVFIRYGTESIRWLELLAAPLLILMCLALLGWAYVQADGFGPMLSTPSRFAEGGDRAGQFASVFWPSLTAMVGFWATLALNIPDFTRYAKSQRDQIIGQALGLPLPMALLAFVGVAVTSATVIIYGEAIWDPVALTGRMGGSAVVVALLALLLATLTTNLAANVVAPANGFSNLAPEKISFRMGGYITAGIGIAIFPWKLLESTGAYIFTWLIGYSALLGPIAGIMLADYFLIRRTELDVAALFRHEGEYSYRGGWNPAAVIALVLGVLPNLPGFLQAAGFVSGVPDLLNAIYTYAWFVGLLVAGAVYLLLMRKR; translated from the coding sequence ATGATCAGCCCCAGCGCACCCACCAAGATCCTCGGTACCTCGGATCTGATCAATTCCGATCTGCTGCCAAGCACGCCGGATCAGCGCACCTGGGACTGGAAGGCCATCGCCGCGCTGTGGGTGGGCATGGTGGTCTGCGTGCCCGCCTACATGCTGGCGGCGGGCATGGTCAGCGAGGGCATGAGCTGGGGCCAGGCGGTCGGCACCATCCTGCTGGCAAACCTGATCGTGCTGGTGCCGATGCTGCTGATCGGGCATGCCGGTGCCAAACACGGCATCCCGTTTCCGGTGCTGCTGCGCGCCAGCTTCGGCACCCGCGGCGCCAAGCTGCCGGCGGTGCTGCGTGGTCTGGTCGCCTGTGGTTGGTTCGGGATCCAGACCTGGGTGGGTGGCGCGGCGATCTACACCATCCTCAATGTGGTGACCGGCGACGCCATCGTCGGCGACAAGCTGCCGCTGCTCGGCATCGATCTGGGTCAGACCCTGAGTTTCCTGGCCTTCTGGGCGCTGCACGTGGTGTTCATCCGCTACGGCACCGAGTCGATCCGCTGGCTGGAACTGCTGGCGGCACCCTTGCTGATCCTGATGTGTCTGGCGCTGCTGGGCTGGGCCTATGTGCAGGCCGATGGCTTCGGGCCGATGCTGTCCACGCCCTCCCGCTTTGCCGAAGGCGGCGACCGCGCAGGCCAGTTTGCCTCGGTGTTCTGGCCCTCGCTGACGGCCATGGTCGGCTTCTGGGCCACGCTGGCGCTGAACATTCCGGACTTCACCCGCTATGCCAAGAGCCAGCGCGACCAGATCATCGGTCAGGCGCTGGGACTGCCGCTGCCAATGGCCCTGCTGGCTTTTGTCGGCGTCGCCGTGACCTCGGCGACGGTGATCATCTATGGCGAAGCGATCTGGGATCCGGTGGCGCTGACCGGGCGCATGGGCGGATCGGCGGTCGTGGTGGCCTTGTTGGCCTTGTTGCTGGCCACGCTGACGACCAACCTCGCCGCCAACGTCGTGGCCCCGGCCAACGGTTTCTCGAATCTGGCGCCGGAGAAGATCTCCTTTCGCATGGGCGGCTACATCACCGCCGGCATCGGCATCGCCATCTTCCCGTGGAAGCTGCTGGAGTCGACCGGCGCCTACATCTTCACCTGGTTGATCGGTTATTCGGCGCTGCTGGGGCCGATCGCCGGCATCATGCTGGCCGACTATTTCCTGATCCGCCGAACCGAGCTGGATGTGGCCGCGCTGTTCCGTCATGAAGGCGAATACAGCTATCGCGGCGGCTGGAATCCAGCAGCGGTGATCGCATTGGTGCTCGGCGTGCTCCCCAATCTGCCGGGCTTCCTGCAGGCCGCGGGTTTCGTCAGCGGCGTGCCGGACCTGCTCAATGCGATCTATACCTACGCCTGGTTTGTCGGCCTGCTGGTGGCGGGAGCGGTGTATCTGCTGTTGATGCGCAAGCGCTGA